A region from the Triticum aestivum cultivar Chinese Spring chromosome 3D, IWGSC CS RefSeq v2.1, whole genome shotgun sequence genome encodes:
- the LOC123075851 gene encoding uncharacterized protein, with product MAAPPPEPPILRTHDELLEEIFLLLPTAADLARASLARASFRRLITGHAFLRRYRTLHPPPLIGVLEVDDNAFFPAQPPHPSAAAARTFAGFDFSCSSFLPSTAGRTWSAIDLFDGRVLLDGAPEERTCDFDHLQLLVRELAVCDPVFRRYILLPAVPGDLTALVPEREDLLDLDTFLAPGDDDEDPLSFRVMWLVRCRRNMLLLVFSSVDGQWHALTFDQCRSVPGTFDPYKDGLISRQFVGRRFCWHPPVLNDLLLLDTHSMEFSAVSLQPELLQCQCDDFVVLEAAQGMLGMLLVINDGHNHDGTYRLEYFVLRNNQWRSEKVIPLPAKYDVLLFGVAGGYALIHAHYTPSLQENPVYFSVDIKTLQVDFFGEGSDCSDSGELYAGFPPSLCAPTI from the coding sequence ATGGCggcgccaccgccggagccgccgaTCCTTCGAACCCACGACGAGCTCCTCGAGGAGATCTTCCTCCTTCTCCCCACTGCTGCTGACTTAGCCCGCGCCTCCCTGGCGCGCGCCTCCTTCCGCCGTCTCATCACAGGCCACGCCTTCCTCCGCCGCTACCGCACCCTCCACCCGCCCCCTCTCATCGGCGTGCTCGAAGTCGACGACAATGCCTTCTTCCCAGCCCAGCCTccgcacccctccgccgccgccgcccgcactttcGCCGGCTTCGACTTCTCCTgctcctccttcctcccctccaccgccGGCCGTACCTGGAGCGCGATTGATCTCTTCGACGGACGCGTCCTCCTCGACGGCGCCCCAGAGGAGAGGACGTGCGACTTCGACCACCTCCAACTTTTGGTCAGGGAGCTCGCTGTGTGCGATCCCGTGTTCCGCCGCTACATCCTGCTGCCCGCCGTGCCCGGCGACCTGACGGCACTGGTCCCTGAACGGGAGGACCTCCTCGATTTGGACACTTTCCTTGCtcccggtgatgatgatgaggacccTTTATCATTCAGGGTCATGTGGTTGGTGCGATGCAGAAGGAATATGCTGCTCCTCGTCTTCTCCTCTGTGGATGGGCAATGGCATGCTCTTACATTTGACCAATGCAGGAGTGTTCCTGGGACATTTGACCCATATAAGGATGGGCTGATAAGTCGTCAATTCGTCGGCCGACGCTTCTGTTGGCATCCGCCTGTCCTCAACGACTTGCTTCTGCTTGACACACACTCCATGGAGTTCTCTGCTGTCAGCCTCCAACCTGAACTACTGCAGTGTCAGTGTGACGACTTTGTTGTTCTGGAGGCAGCACAAGGAATGCTTGGGATGCTCCTTGTAATCAATGACGGGCACAACCATGATGGCACATACCGGCTCGAGTATTTCGTTCTGAGAAATAACCAGTGGCGCTCAGAGAAGGTCATCCCGTTGCCGGCAAAGTATGATGTTCTTCTGTTTGGTGTAGCCGGGGGATACGCGCTCATACACGCACACTACACCCCATCTTTACAAGAGAATCCAGTTTATTTTTCAGTGGACATCAAGACATTGCAGGTAGACTTCTTCGGCGAAGGCTCCGATTGCTCCGATAGTGGTGAACTATATGCTGGTTTCCCACCATCATTGTGTGCACCAACTATATGA